TAATATCATTCTCTCAAAGGCGTATTAAATTTTTTTCCCCCCTCTCACTCACCCACTTTTGCAAAATCCAGCCTGCATTAGCAAAACGTAAATCACAAAAAAATGCCGCGCTTTGTGCGGCATTTTATACGTATGTAAAATTGTGTGATTGAAAATCTACTTAATCCCCCACGGATTACCGTTCCTAACTAATTGATTTCTAACTTCTGCAAGCTCCTTCTCTCTTTCCGCTCTCCTCTTTCTCTCACTAGGAGTAAAGTCATCCAGTAGCACTTTACACAGATCGGAAACAAGACGTCTTGCAGGCTTGCCGGACACTACAAAGCGTGTCTGCTCAATAGGTTTTGTATTCGTTGCCATACTTTATCTTGTTTGAATTAATATTTTATTGTCCGACAAATGTAATTAAGTTTTTAAATAAAATGCAATCTCTCCGATAAAAAAAAGCATACGAGCGGCCTGCTGAGAGCGTGGAAGATTTTTGGGTATATTGCTGTAGACACGCTTGGACTCCCGACAGATTTTTTCCCGTTTTACGAGCGTCGGGAAGAGCAAGGGGGAAAAAGTGCTGGAGAGAATATACGAGGGAGTAAACTTTGGATTTTACAATCCGGAAAACGGTTCACGGCCAAAAGGTTACATCATCGGAAAACTTCACTCGTTAAAAATAGCCATAAGGATGTTCATGAAATTCATGCGCATGTTCCCCAGCAAATCAATCATTTACATTATCCATTACATCATCAACGGCACCGTCGTTATCTTCAAAGACAAATTCTGATCAGCTGTTAATCACTAGATTAACTTTCATAAATTATCCTCTTCAGAAATCCTCTTCAGAAAATCATCATCGCAAAAAAACTTCGGAAAAAATAACAAGGCAAAAATACGCGAAGCGTTTTTTTGCCCGCGCGGAGCGCGTGCATTCCTCGCGGCGGAAGCCTCGTAAATCACAAATTGCATTGCCGCTTTGTGGCAAGGCAACCGCAGCTGCACAGCAGCTGCTAACACCGCACAGATCTTACATACGAGCGCAACGAACATGCAAACTGAATGAAAACGCAAAATGTGCTACCATTTGCAAATGAGAACGTTGTTAATTTTTTTGTTCACAACATTAACATTTCAATAAAATAAAAAAGATAAAGACTAACTAATTTTATACTGTTAAATGAAAATCCAAAAATTATGAAAATCGAATACAATGAAATTATAAAGGACATAAAGGAAAAAATTAATAATGGGGAGCTTTCTTTTATACTTGGATCAGGTTTTAGCAAAAATGTTTCTATCCTATACCCTTCGTGGGAAGAGTTGCTGACTGAAATGGTGTTAGAAATGTATAGTGATGAATTATCATCTAGCAATAAAAAAACGGTTAGCGATATTATTAAAAAACATGGATATCTAGAAATTGCATCCGAATATGTTAGACGCAAAGGATATCATGAAGCAATAGATTTGTACATAGAAAAACACATGCCAATTCTAGTAAAAGATGACAATAAATACTATGTAGAATACGATGGAAAAAGAGTTGACGCTGACCCGGAATGTCACTCTCTGCTAATATCCTTAAAAATAAAGAATATTTACACATTTAACTACGACAATACACTTGATTTAATTAGCGGGTGCGACGAACAATCGGGGCGCACTTCAGAATTAAACACATTATCAATTAAATCAACTATTCTAAAAAAGCACAAAGAGGAATTGACCAAACTTAAAGACATAATAACTAGACAGTTTGAATCAACGCCAGAAGTTGGTGATAAACAACCACAAACATTAAACTTGCAATCGAATATCGCCAATTTCAACAAGCTAATTAACGAAATCAATGAAGAATACCATTTAAACTTAAGTAAAATTGACGAAGATAAAAGCAGTGATGTAATCATTATAAGATCTTTATTAAATTCTAACTTAGAAATAGTTGAGCATACAATTAATGATTTTGTAAAAGAAATAAGAAGCATTAATACAGAAATACGTATTAGTTACAAGCTAATAGAAAAGGCAAGCGACATTACCCTATCTGGTGCCGGACTGAATATATACAAACTTCATGGAAGCATTAGGTCACAGGGTGTAAGTGATTGTAAATATGGGTTTGATGACGACAGGCATGTACAATACATTATTAAGTAAAGAAGACTACGAATCATATCCCAAAAATCATGAGGCATTTGTAAATTTAATGAAAATAGCCCTTTTAAAAGGGAGTTTCTGCCTAATAGGATTTTCTGGAGATGATCCTAATTTTCTTGAATGGATTAATTGGGTTAAAGACATATTAGATAAAAATTTTGAGACAAGCAAAAACAGTAAACGCATTTATTACATATACCCAAGTGATACAGTGTTAGAAGAAGATAAAAAATTACTATTTGAGAACCATTACATAACACCGATTTGTCTTGCTGACATATATCCAGAACAGCAAGAGATAAAGCAGCAAATAAAATCTTTTTTGACAGCATTAGCAAACTGCACTGATAAGATAGAGAATGTGTGGAATAGAATTGATAGTATCACCAAAATTAAAGGTGACTTTAAGCATGACTGGAATCAGATAAGCCAAAATGATGTAAAACTACTTAATGAGTCATTTGACAATAATTATTCAAGTATTAATAAAGATATTGACCATACTAGGACAGATTTATTTTCAGACATAAAAAAGAAAATTAAAGAGAAAAAAGTCACCAATAAAATTGCATCGCTTTTGTTCAATGCTGTTCGAATAGAACATATGCCACTAGAGTCCATAGTCAATTATTCAACTGACAAGAAAGGATATAGTGAAATTACTGAACTTACATCACAAATTCACTCTCTAGGCGACAAAGTATATAATCACATGTTTAAAATGTTAGATATACATTCTAGATCCCTATTAAATTCAACCGTTCATCTAAAAGACATAAATCCGAGCAATGACGATGAGAGATACGAATATATTTACAGTCTTCTATTAAACCTTGATATCAAAAAAACGCAAAAGGAAATACAGTCATGGAAACCCATTGACAAGAAATGGATAATAAAAAAGTTCCTTATCAAATCAATGGCTGATAAAATTGAAATTGAGGATATTCAATCCATAATTGAAAATCGCAATGACAATATTGAAGAATATTTACTTGCTGTTCAAATTGCTTCAAGAATTGGATGGCAATTGTTGTTAAAAAACAAAAATGTTAGTGCAAAAATTGATAAAATAATTTCAAAAAGTGACCCACATGAAAAAAACATTGCCATTTATTATGATGTAATTAAAACCATTACTGAAGGGATTAAAGAAAACAAAGATTTCAAACCTTATGGCGACACATCTATAACCTATAGATTCAGCCATTACGATGCATCAAAAATTAACTCAATAAGACTTATCCAATTCATGTCTGAAACTGGCATTCCTACAACTAGTTTAAATTTCACTTTTGTTGACAA
The window above is part of the Bacteroidales bacterium genome. Proteins encoded here:
- a CDS encoding SIR2 family protein — protein: MYNTLLSKEDYESYPKNHEAFVNLMKIALLKGSFCLIGFSGDDPNFLEWINWVKDILDKNFETSKNSKRIYYIYPSDTVLEEDKKLLFENHYITPICLADIYPEQQEIKQQIKSFLTALANCTDKIENVWNRIDSITKIKGDFKHDWNQISQNDVKLLNESFDNNYSSINKDIDHTRTDLFSDIKKKIKEKKVTNKIASLLFNAVRIEHMPLESIVNYSTDKKGYSEITELTSQIHSLGDKVYNHMFKMLDIHSRSLLNSTVHLKDINPSNDDERYEYIYSLLLNLDIKKTQKEIQSWKPIDKKWIIKKFLIKSMADKIEIEDIQSIIENRNDNIEEYLLAVQIASRIGWQLLLKNKNVSAKIDKIISKSDPHEKNIAIYYDVIKTITEGIKENKDFKPYGDTSITYRFSHYDASKINSIRLIQFMSETGIPTTSLNFTFVDKGIWIQVFEKLFEDYPFPCLFYSLQYYSDKKLIKKISQEFIYSVRLKSIIPKILNTLLKTCTEKTTPNYLKEAIYVAAPYFMKCVHYTKWIKYFKQIVLTADYFTKPPQKNDIILNPIYNYICKGLSLIHDDAYINSVIINCLNRFNNTTDYDSNIIEVCLNNIKRLSA